Within the Planctomycetaceae bacterium genome, the region CGGTCGCTCACTTCGTGCGCATTTTGTTTGAGAATCCTCGATTGGCGCGTGATCCGGTGTTCGTCCTGCTGACGGTGCTGACGATCGTCATGACTGTCTGGGCGTGGAAAGTTCTGCCGCCGAAGAAGAAATAGTCAGCGTTCTGAGTGCGTGCGTCCATTCGGTTGCGGAAAAGGCCCGCGTGAAGGACGATGCCAATATCGCCAGGCACAAAGCGATATTCCGCTTCCATGAAAGCACACGATGAGCACACTGTTTCTTCAGCAGCCGCTTCTCGCTCCGGCGAAATCACCCCGTCGCATTGTCGTTCTGGTTCTTACGGCGGCGGCATTCTGTACGTCGTTCGTGACGACTGTGTTCGCCGCTGATGACGGCGTGCGAGCAGTCGTCACTCGCGCGACCGGTACCGTGGCGATTGACGGCGACATCAGTGAATTTCAGCACGCCGTCTGCACGCCGGTGGAGTACTTCAATTCCGACACGAAGAACCGGCCGGCTCAGTTCTTCTACCTGTGGGATGACGAAGCGTTTTATGTCGGACTGCGGACGCTGGACGAACACTTCTTCTCACCCGTCACACCGCTGTGGGAAGGCGACGCGGTGGAATGGTACTTCGACACTCGGCGAGACAGCACGTTTCGCGATCAGAAATGGGGCAAAGGGTCCGTGCATTGCTTCTTCACGCCAATGGAACTCGACAATCTGAACCCTCGCTTCTGTCTGCGACCGGGTTACCTGGACGCAATTCCCCAGACCGGCGTCGAAGTCGCCGCAAAGCGGTGGAAGCATGGTCTTCAGGTGGAATTCAAACTGCCGTGGGTGAACTTTCCCGACTTTCAACCGAGAGCCGGCGAAGTGATTGGTGTCGATGCCGAGTTGTCATACAGCGACGGCGGGCCGAGGTCGTATCGCAGCTTCGTGTTCGGAAGTCCGCTGTCCGTTCAGCAGCCGGGCAACCTGGCGCGGGTGCTGCTGGTCGATGATTTCCAGCGGGAGCACTGGAAGTCTGCGGCCGCGGTGATGATGCCGATTCGAATCGACACGTCATGGTCTCAGCCGGGAGTGCCTCACGTGCAGGGCCGTATCGCAATGCCCGCAAATCGCAGCAACGAAATCGGGAAGGTTGTGTTCCACCTGATCGGTCTCGACGGAAATCCGATCGGCGAGTTCGAAGCCGCCGAAGAGCAGATCCTTCAGGCGGACGGCAACTTTCGCACTCGCGTGGCACAATGGCCGGCGGACCTGGCGGCTCCCGGAACGTACAACGTCTACGCCGTGATCCACAACACGAATGGCGACGAACTGGCTCGCGTCGCTCCCCGCATGGTGAGTGTGAATTCGCAGCAGGGTTACTGAGCCGAATTCGATTCGGCGCTGTCGGTCAGCGGAAATTGAACGATCGTCATTTTGCCGTAGCCCGCCGGCCACTCGCTGTCAACTTCCACCTGTCCAACAAAATCTTCGTCGTTCAGGATCGCGTGATAGTCCTTCGCCAGCTTTCCGTTTTGATCGATGTAAAGTTTGATCAGGTATCGTCCGGGCGGCAGTTGCTGCTTTTCAATCTGATCGGCCCACGCCGTATTTCGTTCGGCTGTCAGGCTCAGCGAATGCTGCCACAGATTCCCGCCGCCAAAGATCGGGCGGTCCGACGTTGCCATTCGCTGCTTTGACCAGCCGTGGTCGGTCATCCGGAACAAGTCGGCCTGAAGCAGCAGCTTGTCGAACTTCGCCGGCACGTTTTCGAACTTCAGCCAGATATCCGTGACCAACGACACCTCGCCGCTTTCCGGCGGCAAATCCTTCGCCGTCTGATACCGTCCGTGCTTCATCGCGGCATAGTCATCGATGAAGCGACGGAATTGCTTGTACGTCCGGTCGCCGACCACCATCTTCTGGCCGCCACCGTGTTCGACCTGCTGAGTCGGCTTCATCAAAATCAGGCTGTGTTCGGGCTCATCGGCGTCGATCAGGCCATTTTCGATCATCGAGTTCATGGTGCCGGCGGGATCGTTCAGCCGAATCCACGACACCTGCTCACCGTGTTCTTCGACCTGCTTTTGATTCCTGTCGGGCGAATGACATGCGGCACAGCGACCGGCTTCGGTCCAGATGTTTTCCACAAACGAAGCCAGCACGCGATCGGTGCGAGCATGACGGATGACTTCCGGCGGAATCGTCGGTCCAATGGCAACTTCCGTCTTCGCGGCTTGCAGTTCAGGATCTTTGGCCGCCGCCGTCAGCCAGGCTCGAAACGCGGCCGCTTCTTCCCGGCGAACCTTGTCGGAAATCAGATTCGGCTTCTCAGGACGTCGTTCGATGAACTCCAGGATCTTCGACTTGTCGACGTGTTCGATGTCGACCAGCTTCGCGCTAACAAGTGCCGCAAATGTCTCGCGCTGAGTGCTCCGGATGTAGTCCTTCAGATCGACTCCGCTGAGATGGCATTCGGCGCAGCTTGACGGTTTCGCCGACTGAAGAATCGGCAGGATGCGGCGTTCGAAGACAGCCAGAGCCGAGTCCCCGCTGCTGGCAGCCGCTGCCGCTTCTTCGTTCGGTTCTGCCGCCTGATTGGCTGCGCCGAAACTGATGCTCAGGCAAACAACCGCCGGAACGCTGAAACAAATGATCCTCAACATCGCTGGAATCCCGCGGAAGGCGTTGAACATGGATATGCGGAAGCCGCGGCACGACGACCGCACCGCGCATCAGCATAGCACGGCCTGGCCTGAGTCGACGATTACTTCGGCGGTAAATCGCACAGCCAGCATAACCGGACGCGGTTCGCCGATTGACACAAACCAGCGCCTTGAGTTCGGAATGCTCGGCCCGAAGTCCGCATCGGCAGTTGCCGGGAATCCGCGCGCGACGGCCGGTCGATGTTCTCAAACAGTCGTCGTGCGGCGTCTGACCACGGCTTCATTGCCTGGCGCGAGCTGCGGCAAAAACTGCCAGTCGAAGGATCGATCTGCGTGGAAGGAAATGCAGGGAAGCTCGCGCCGCCGCGATCTCCGGCGGTGCTGCGGATTATCGTAGTATTCGCGATGATCGCTGGCTGCCAGAGCCAGCGGGCTGCGATCCAGCACACCTACAAGGTTGTTCCGCCCCGGTTCGACTCACAGCAGGACTCCGTCGCGGAGCACCCGCCGGGCCACAAGCCGACTGCCGACAGCCCGATCCGGCTGGCGGTGTTTCAAGACGACGTCGGTGCCGACGACGCCGGCATGCACACCAAACCGGAGTCGACCGCGGGAGCCTTGCCCGCCGACGAAAACGTCCCGGCTCAACCGCTACCGATTACCGACGATTCGCTGGCAACGCTCGAAGCCGCCGCGATTCTTTCCAATCCGAAGCTGATCGGAATGCAGCAGCAGGTGAACGCGGCCTGGGCCAAAACGCATTACGTCGACAAGCTGCCGGACCCGTCCATCGGCGCGAATGTTTTCGGTCAGCCGATTGAGACTGCTGCGGGATCTCAGCGAGCCAACCTGTCGATCATGCAGATGGTGCCGTGGCTGGATCGTCTGGAGTCACAGCAGCGGCAGGCGTGCTTCGAAGCGATGGCGATGCAGCAGATGCTGAACGCCGAGCGTCTTAAAGTGACAGCCGACGTACGAACCAACTATTTTCGGCTCTATGTGCTGCACCGGCAGCTCGACACCGTGCAGGGCAATCAGGAGCTGCTGCGGATTCTGATCGACGTCGCCAGCGCTCGCGTGGCAAACAATCAGGCGACACAAAGCGACGTGTTGCTGGGAACTCTGGAATTCAGCCGACTGGAAGAAGACCGTCTGTCGCTGGAACAGCAGGTGGCTTCAACGACAGCGGAACTCAATCGTCTGCTGAACCGACCGGCCGACACTCCTCTCACCGCGCCGCGCGAACTGCAGGTTGTTCGCCCCGACTGGAGCCACGAGATTCTGCGGCAGACGGCGCTGCAGCACCAGCCGATGATTGCCGCCGCAACGCTGACAACCAGCGCGACTCGCTGGGGGGTCGAGGTTGCTGAACTGAAACGTCGGCCGGATTTCAGCTTGTCTGCGTCCTGGTACGTGATCGACAACAACCGTCCCGCGTCGGCGATCGTGGGTGTCGGCAACGATGCCTGGTCGCTGGGAGCCACGATGACCGTTCCTGTGGGACGAGAAAAGTACGACGCGATTCGCGATGAAGCGCGGTGGAAGCACGCGGCATCTCACGCGGACGCGCAGGACGTGATTCGTGAGTTCGATGCCCGGCTGCTCGATTTGCTGCAGCAGGCTCAGGCCGCCGCAGAAACCGCCGTGCTGTACCGCGACACCATCATTCCTCAGGCCGAACAAACGCTGCGAGCCGATCAGGCGGCGCTGGCGGAAGGAACCGTCGAATTCGACCGGGTGATTCAGAATGTCCGAAAGCTGCTGACGCTCGAATTCGGCTACCACCGGACGATCGGCAATCTGGCGATCGCAAACGCTCGCATCCGACAGGCCGTCGGTGCGGACCTGACCGGTGAGTTGCTCGCCACGGACACCGTCGCGGAACGCAGTACGCCTTCCCATGCCGATGCTGCGGACGGCACGGACTGACGATTCGCTGGATTCGATTCACCCCGCAACCGGCGGGATTGCGCGATGGGTCTTCCCTGGATCGAATATCTCGCAATAATCCGTGAATCGCGTTCCATTCACGAGAGTTGAACCTGTGTCACCGCGCCCCATCATTCAAAGACTGGTCACCGCGCTGACGGTCGTGGCGATCACAATACAGGGAACATGCGCGGACAGCGTCTCATGCGGCTGTTCGACCGTCCGGTCTGTGACTGCGCCCCGCAAGTGTTGCCGCGCGGACGTGAAACAGAAGTCGGCAGTCTCGAAGCCGAAGGCGCGGACGTGCTGCGGAGGTGACGGCTGCTGCTGCTGTGGATCGCCACGTTCCAGGGCCAGCGACGGTTCCGGCCGCGGTGTTCACTGTTTGTGCGGCCACAGCTCACAGCCGCCGACGGTACCGGCGCAGTCGTCGACAACTCCCGATCTGCGATCCGCCGGGCTCAGTCTGCTGGCCGTCGCACTGCCTCTGCCGCGCGAGAATCCTGCCGTCAGGATCACGTTTGCCCTGGAAAGCTGCAACGCCGCCGGTTCGCGTGCAGCCACCATCCTGTATTGCGTGTGGCGGACGTAGACGCATTCGCCAGGCGCTCGCAATGCGCCCCGTGATTGAGCCGCGAAGACGAAATCATCTGCCGCGGCCGCTGTTTATCCGGTAACGACGTCGGATTCGCGTTTGACGTTGCGCCATCCAAAGCTGTGCTCATTATTCCTGCACGTATTTTCCAGAAGGAGTTCTCACATGCATTCGTCTGCTCCTCTGCATCCTGTTCACCATGTCAGCGTTTACCGTCGGGTGTGCCGACTCAGCAGACCCAGCCGCTTCCGGCTCGGCCCAGCCGGTGTGACAACCGCGGCGAAACCGCGAACCAGCACTGCCCGATCATGGGCGGCGGCAATCTTCGAAGACGGAGGAACGGTGCGGAATGGCCAGACTATCGGTTTCTGCTGCGATGGCTGCGGCGAAGAATGGGCGGCGGCTTGTCCGAGGAAGACAAAGCCGCAAAAACACCGCCGCGGATAGGCTTCGACGAACACCATGACCACGCCGACCAGCCGCACGGCGCGTCAACGAAGACGCGGGGGCATAGTGCCTTTGAGTCGTATCCTGGTGTGCCACTGTGCAATACTTGATGCCTGCGCTATGAAAACACTGGCACAGCCAGTGGCACGACCATTCGATTGCCATCATCCACCGAGCCATCCACTTCCTCGTCACGCTTGGTCCGCTGGTTGAACAGGCCGCGGCTGGTCCGCTCGCTACACGGGAGCATTCATCATGACGACCGTCAATCCGCCCAAACCGCGTCCGCGAGCCTGGTGGCTGCGGCAGGCGTTTTCTGCGCTGCTGGTGTTGGGTGTCGGCGTTGCGCTGATCGCTGCCATTGGAATCGCTCAGCGGATGGGGTTGCTGGCTTCGGGTGGAAGTATTTCGTCAGACGTCGGCGGCGCGGAGGTTCAGGTTCACACCTGCCCGATGCATCCGCAGATCCGCCAGCCCGGCCCGGGACGGTGTCCGATCTGCGGCATGCCTCTGGTTCCCGCCACGTCGCGCGCGGTGGATGAAGATGAACTGGCCGTGACCATCACGCCGGCCGCTCGACGACTGGCCAACATTCAAACGCAGCCGGTCCGGCGCGAACCGCTGGTGACCACGATTGAGACCGTCGGAACGATCGCGATTGATGAAAGTCGCATGTCGACGGTCTCATCCTACATCGACGGGCGCATCGAGCGACTGTTCGCTGATTACACCGGAGTTCACGTTGCGAAGGGCGATCATCTGGCAATCGTCTACAGCCCGGAACTTTACGCCGCTCAGGTGGAGTATCTCGAAAGCCGCGCGGCCGACATCGATCCGCGAACACCGGCTCTGGACGCTGTCCGGGAAGCGAGGAAGAAGCTGGCCTCCGGC harbors:
- a CDS encoding sugar-binding protein — its product is MSTLFLQQPLLAPAKSPRRIVVLVLTAAAFCTSFVTTVFAADDGVRAVVTRATGTVAIDGDISEFQHAVCTPVEYFNSDTKNRPAQFFYLWDDEAFYVGLRTLDEHFFSPVTPLWEGDAVEWYFDTRRDSTFRDQKWGKGSVHCFFTPMELDNLNPRFCLRPGYLDAIPQTGVEVAAKRWKHGLQVEFKLPWVNFPDFQPRAGEVIGVDAELSYSDGGPRSYRSFVFGSPLSVQQPGNLARVLLVDDFQREHWKSAAAVMMPIRIDTSWSQPGVPHVQGRIAMPANRSNEIGKVVFHLIGLDGNPIGEFEAAEEQILQADGNFRTRVAQWPADLAAPGTYNVYAVIHNTNGDELARVAPRMVSVNSQQGY
- a CDS encoding TolC family protein, which translates into the protein MEGNAGKLAPPRSPAVLRIIVVFAMIAGCQSQRAAIQHTYKVVPPRFDSQQDSVAEHPPGHKPTADSPIRLAVFQDDVGADDAGMHTKPESTAGALPADENVPAQPLPITDDSLATLEAAAILSNPKLIGMQQQVNAAWAKTHYVDKLPDPSIGANVFGQPIETAAGSQRANLSIMQMVPWLDRLESQQRQACFEAMAMQQMLNAERLKVTADVRTNYFRLYVLHRQLDTVQGNQELLRILIDVASARVANNQATQSDVLLGTLEFSRLEEDRLSLEQQVASTTAELNRLLNRPADTPLTAPRELQVVRPDWSHEILRQTALQHQPMIAAATLTTSATRWGVEVAELKRRPDFSLSASWYVIDNNRPASAIVGVGNDAWSLGATMTVPVGREKYDAIRDEARWKHAASHADAQDVIREFDARLLDLLQQAQAAAETAVLYRDTIIPQAEQTLRADQAALAEGTVEFDRVIQNVRKLLTLEFGYHRTIGNLAIANARIRQAVGADLTGELLATDTVAERSTPSHADAADGTD